The Panicum hallii strain FIL2 chromosome 9, PHallii_v3.1, whole genome shotgun sequence genome has a window encoding:
- the LOC112876648 gene encoding peamaclein-like, with protein sequence MKLQATAALALLLFLLLAPPALRVSMAGSGFCDGKCTTRCSKASRHDDCLKYCGICCAACGCVPSGTAGHKDECPCYRDMTTGHGNRTRPKCP encoded by the exons ATGAAGCTTCAGGCCACGGCCGCTCTGgcgctcctcctcttcctcctcctggcGCCTCCCGCGCTCCGTGTCTCCATGGCCGGATCAG GGTTCTGCGACGGCAAGTGCACGACGAGGTGCTCCAAGGCGAGCCGGCACGACGACTGCCTCAAGTACTGCGGGATCTGCTGCGCCGCCTGCGGCTGCGTGCCGTCCGGGACGGCCGGCCACAAGGACGAGTGCCCCTGCTACCGCGACATGACCACCGGCCACGGCAACCGTACCAGGCCAAAGTGCCCATGA
- the LOC112875136 gene encoding upstream activation factor subunit UAF30, with protein sequence MAASSSMLTAASLSFSALPASRLRAAPPTSASFAAPRRAAAALVVVRAAKSTAAAEAAPKKKRATGITQPKPVSLALQAIVGAPEIPRTEALKRLWAYIKQHNLQDPADKKVVVCDEKLKALFAGRERVGFLEIAKLLNPHFVK encoded by the exons atggccgcctcctcctccatgcTGACCGCCGCGTCGCTCTCCTTCTCCGCGCTCCCGGCCTCGCGCCTCCGAGCCGCTCCTCCCACCTCCGCCTCCTTcgcggcgccgcgccgcgcggcggccgcACTCGTCGTCGTGCGCGCGGCCAAGTCCACGGCTGCGGCCGAGGCGGCcccgaagaagaagagggcGACCGGCATCACCCAGCCGAAGCCCGTCTCGCTGGCGCTGCAGGCAATCGTGGGCGCACCGGAGATCCCCCGCACCGAGGCACTCAAGCGCCTCTGGGCCTACATCAAGCAGCACAACCTCCAG GATCCTGCAGACAAGAAGGTGGTAGTCTGTGACGAGAAGCTGAAGGCCCTGTTTGCTGGACGGGAGCGCGTTGGATTCCTTGAGATCGCCAAGCTTCTCAACCCCCACTTTGTGAAGTGA
- the LOC112875135 gene encoding probable protein phosphatase 2C 34 yields MLRAVARCCGHWPPSAAAADGMLWQTELRPHAAGEFSMAAAQANLAMEDQAQVLASPSDTLVGVYDGHGGADASRFLRSRLFPHVQRFAMEQGGMSTEVIRRAFSETEEEFHKQVRQEWKKRPRMAAVGSCCLLGAISGDTLYVANLGDSRAVLGRRVVGGGVAVAERLSSEHNAASEEVRRELAAFNPDDAQIVVHTRGAWRVKGIIQVTRSIGDFYLKKPEYSLDPLFRQVGPPIALKRPALSAEPSIQVRKLNPNDLFLIFASDGLWEHLSDDAAVQIVFKNPRTGIANRLVKAALKEATRKREVRYRDLRTIERGVRRHFHDDISVVVVYLDRHRERRHTRVIDSSSNCTSAPIDIYSSNTQSYKS; encoded by the exons ATGTTGAGGGCGGTGGCGAGGTGCTGCGGCCACTGGCcgccgagcgcggcggcggcggacgggatGCTGTGGCAGACGGAGCTGCGGCCGCACGCGGCGGGGGAGTTCTCGATGGCCGCGGCGCAGGCGAACCTGGCCATGGAGGACCAGGCGCAGGTGCTGGCCTCCCCGTCCGACACACTCGTCGGCGTCTACGACGGACACGGCGGGGCCGACGCCTCCCGTTTCCTCCGATCTCGACTCTTCCCCCATGTCCAAC GCTTCGCGATGGAGCAGGGGGGCATGAGCACGGAGGTGATCCGGAGGGCGTTCAGCGAGACGGAGGAGGAGTTCCATAAGCAGGTGAGGCAGGAGTGGAAGAAGCGGCCGCGGATGGCCGCCGTGGGCTCCTGCTGCCTGCTCGGGGCTATCTCCGGGGACACGCTCTACGTGGCCAACCTCGGGGACTCGCGCGCCGTGCTCGGgcgtcgagtggtggggggcgGGGTGGCCGTTGCCGAGCGGCTGTCCAGCGAGCACAACGCGGCGTCCGAGGAGGTGCGGCGGGAGCTCGCCGCTTTCAACCCCGATGATGCGCAGATCGTTGTGCACACCAGGGGGGCGTGGAGAGTGAAGGGGATAATTCAG GTGACAAGATCCATTGGTGATTTTTATCTGAAGAAACCTGAGTATAGTTTGGACCCCTTGTTTCGGCAAGTTGGTCCCCCTATTGCATTGAAGAGACCAGCTCTTAGCGCTGAACCATCAATACAAGTTCGCAAGCTGAATCCAAACGACCTATTTCTGATATTTGCTTCAGATGGTCTTTGGGAGCACCTCAGCGATGATGCTGCGGTGCAAATTGTCTTCAAGAATCCAAGAACT GGAATAGCCAACAGATTGGTGAAGGCTGCCTTGAAGGAAGCAACAAGAAAGAGGGAGGTCAGGTATCGTGACCTGAGGACGATCGAAAGGGGTGTGAGGCGGCATTTCCATGACGACATCAGTGTTGTGGTGGTCTACCTCGACCGCCACCGTGAGCGCCGCCACACCAGGGTCATCGATTCGAGCAGCAACTGCACCAGCGCCCCCATCGACATTTACTCATCCAACACACAATCTTATAAGAGCTGA
- the LOC112876115 gene encoding pentatricopeptide repeat-containing protein At1g77360, mitochondrial: MSGFRLTWLEARKVFARMLSSGGAASVSRDVLVDALDPAKRLCKLIITCRKASALEHELDHSGVRVTPEVAERVLERLDNAGMLAYRFFEWARRQKRGGCAHTVRSFHTVVASLAKIRQYQLMWDVVGVMRKEGVANVETFGIIMRKYARAQKFDEAVYTFNVMEKYSVAPNLAAFNSLLSALCKSKNVRKAQEIFDKMNNRFIPDAKTYSILLEGWGRAPNLPKMREVYSEMLDAGCQPDIVTYGIMVDALCKTRRVEEAVRVVQDMSSRGCQPTTFIYSVLVHTYGVEMRIEDAVATFLDMEKDGIVPDVVVYNALVTAFCKVKKFDNAFRVMDDMEGHGITPNSRTWNIILNNLISHGKDDEAYRVFRSMIKRCQPDSDTYTMMIKMFCENDKIEMALKVWRYMGLKQFLPSMHTFSVLINGLCDKGEVSQACVLLEDMIEKGISPPGSTFGKLRQLLLKEGRKDVLDFLVEKMKILIQEPLFD; encoded by the coding sequence ATGAGTGGCTTTCGCCTCACCTGGCTGGAGGCACGCAAGGTGTTTGCAAGAATGCTTAGCAGTGGAGGCGCGGCCAGCGTAAGTAGGGATGTTCTGGTGGATGCCTTAGACCCCGCCAAGCGCCTATGCAAGCTCATCATCACCTGCCGGAAGGCCTCCGCGCTGGAGCACGAGCTCGACCACAGCGGCGTCCGCGTCACGCCGGAGGTCGCGGAGCGTGTCCTGGAGCGCCTCGACAATGCCGGCATGCTCGCGTACCGCTTCTTCGAATGGGCGCGGAGGCAGAAGCGCGGCGGGTGCGCTCACACCGTGCGCTCCTTCCACACGGTGGTCGCGTCCCTCGCCAAGATCCGGCAGTACCAGCTCATGTGGGATGTCGTGGGCGTCATGCGCAAGGAGGGTGTGGCCAATGTTGAGACGTTTGGTATCATCATGCGCAAATATGCCCGGGCGCAAAAGTTCGATGAGGCTGTTTACACTTTCAACGTCATGGAGAAGTACAGTGTCGCCCCCAACCTTGCTGCCTTCAACAGCTTGCTCAGCGCGCTGTGTAAATCTAAAAACGTGCGCAAGGCGCAGGAGATCTTTGACAAGATGAATAATCGGTTCATTCCTGATGCCAAGACCTATAGCATCTTGCTTGAGGGCTGGGGGAGAGCACCGAACCTACCAAAAATGCGGGAGGTCTACAGTGAGATGCTTGATGCTGGTTGCCAACCTGACATCGTCACATATGGTATCATGGTTGATGCACTCTGCAAGACAAGGCGAGTTGAGGAGGCTGTTCGTGTTGTGCAGGACATGAGCTCCAGGGGATGCCAACCGACAACCTTCATATACAGTGTCTTAGTGCATACTTATGGAGTTGAGATGAGGATTGAGGATGCTGTCGCAACATTTTTGGATATGGAGAAGGATGGGATTGTGCCTGATGTTGTTGTGTACAACGCGCTCGTCACTGCCTTCTGCAAAGTGAAAAAGTTTGACAATGCCTTTCGAGTCATGGATGACATGGAAGGTCATGGAATCACCCCAAATTCAAGGACCTGGAACATCATCCTAAATAATCTGATTAGCCATGGAAAGGACGATGAGGCATACAGGGTCTTCCGCAGCATGATTAAGCGCTGCCAACCAGATTCTGATACTTATACCATGATGATAAAGATGTTCTGTGAGAATGATAAGATAGAGATGGCACTGAAGGTATGGAGGTACATGGGCTTGAAGCAGTTTCTTCCGAGCATGCACACATTTTCTGTGCTGATCAATGGTCTGTGTGACAAGGGTGAGGTTAGCCAAGCTTGTGTCCTGCTTGAAGATATGATAGAGAAGGGCATTAGCCCTCCTGGTTCGACATTTGGCAAGCTGAGGCAGCTGCTTttgaaagaaggaaggaaggatgtgcttgactttcttgttgagAAAATGAAGATCCTCATTCAAGAACCTTTGTTTGATTGA
- the LOC112875400 gene encoding uncharacterized protein LOC112875400, translated as MQAAAAARHPHLLAPCAGRPRRRPSTVRMALREDGPSVAIVGATGAVGQEFLRVITDRDFPYRSLRLLASERSAGKRLAFEDREYTVQDLAAPGAFDGVDIALFSAGGGVSRKYGPAAVASGAVVVDNSSAFRMDPDVPLVIPEVNPEAMANVRLGQGAIVANPNCSTIICLMAATPLHHHAKVLRMVVSTYQAASGAGAAAMEELKLQTKEVLEGKAPTCNIFKQQYAFNIFSHNAPVLENGYNEEEMKMVKETRKIWNDKDVKVTATCIRVPVMRAHAESVNLQFEKPLDEDTAREILRAAPGVTIVDDRAANRFPTPLEVSDKDDVAVGRIRQDLSQDDNRGLDIFVCGDQIRKGAALNAVQIAEMLLK; from the exons atgcaggccgccgccgccgcccgccacccgCACCTCCTCGCGCCGTGCGCgggccgcccccgccgccggcccagCACCGTCCGCATGGCGCTGCGCGAGGACGGGCCCTCCGTGGCCATCGTGGGCGCCACGGGCGCGGTCGGGCAGGAGTTCCTCCGCGTCATCACGGACCGGGACTTCCCCTACCGCAGCCTCCGCCTCCTGGCCAGCGAGCGGTCCGCGGGGAAGCGCCTTGCCTTCGAGGACCGCGAGTACACCgtccaggacctcgccgccccGGGGGCCTTCGACGGCGTCGACATCGCGCTCTTCAGCGCCGGCGGGGGCGTCAGCAGGAAGTACGGCCCCGCGGCCGTCGCCAGCGGCGCCGTCGTCGTGGACAACAGCTCCGCGTTCCGGATGGACCCCGACGTGCCGCTCGTCATCCCTGAGGTCAACCCGGAGGCCATGGCGAACGTTCGGCTTGGGCAGGGCGCGATTGTGGCGAATCCGAATTGCTCGACCATCATCTGCCTCATGGCTGCCACCCCGCTCCATCACCACGCCAAG GTGTTAAGGATGGTTGTCAGCACTTACCAAGCTGCAAGTGGTGCTGGTGCTGCAGCAATGGAAGAACTTAAACTGCAGACTAAAGAG GTCTTGGAAGGGAAGGCACCAACATGCAACATTTTCAAACAACAG TATGCTTTTAATATATTTTCACACAATGCGCCAGTTCTTGAAAATGGGTATAATGAGGAAGAGATGAAAATGGTGAAGGAGACCAGAAAAATCTGG AACGACAAGGATGTGAAAGTAACTGCGACCTGCATACGGGTTCCTGTGATGCGTGCGCACGCTGAAAGTGTCAATCTACAGTTTGAAAAGCCACTTGATGAG GATACTGCTAGAGAAATTCTGAGGGCTGCTCCTGGTGTTACCATTGTTGATGATCGTGCAGCTAATCGCTTCCCTACACCTCTAGAG GTATCAGATAAAGATGATGTAGCAGTGGGTAGGATTCGCCAGGACTTGTCACAAGATGATAATCGAGG GTTGGACATATTTGTCTGTGGCGATCAGATTCGTAAAGGTGCTGCGCTCAATGCTGTTCAGATTGCTGAAATGCTACTGAAGTGA
- the LOC112873600 gene encoding protein arginine N-methyltransferase 2: MAAAPESNEGKSPDELLCAAAKSGDEEEVARILASGADATHFDSAGLTPLMHAAAGGHAAVARLLLDCGAPWNALSPSGLSAGDLASDPDTYDLILDHALRSELILGTVARRQATPADTSDLPPCENYLESRVSFSEERVMDAESKAVMMAWERPLMEAHARAVCQGGGKVLNIGFGMGLVDEAIQRYEPEEHTIVEAHPEVYARMLKLGWGEKKNVRIVFGRWQDVMPQLGSYDGIFFDTYGEYYEDMREFHEHLPKLLKPGGIYSYFNGLCGDNAFFHVVYCQLVAMELANLGYSMQFIPLPVKDCLPDEVWKGVKQKYWQLDTYHLPVCQSE, from the exons atggcggcggcgccggagagcAACGAGGGCAAGTCGCCGGATGAGCTGCTCTGCGCGGCGGCGAAGTCCGGTGACGAGGAGGAGGTCGCTAGAATCCTTGCATCAGGAGCTGACGCGACCCACTTCGATAGCGCCGGTTTGACCCCCCTCATGCACGCGGCCGCGGGGGGCCACGCCGCCGTTGCGCGCCTCCTCCTCGACTGCGGTGCGCCGTGGAACGCGCTCTCCCCCTCGGGCCTCTCCGCGGGGGACCTCGCATCCGACCCCGACACCTACGACCTCATCCTCGACCACGCGCTCCGCTCCGAGCTTATCCTCGGCACTGTAGCGCGGCGACAGGCAACCCCTGCGGACACCTCCGACCTGCCGCCCTGTGAGAACTACCTCGAATCTAGGGTCTCGTTCAGCGAGGAGAGGGTGATGGACGCGGAAAGCAAGGCGGTGATGATGGCGTGGGAGCGGCCGCTGATGGaggcgcacgcgcgggcagTGTGCCAAGGCGGTGGCAAAGTGCTCAACATTGGGTTCGGGATGGGGCTTGTGGACGAGGCAATACAGCGGTACGAGCCCGAGGAGCACACCATCGTCGAGGCCCATCCAGAGGTGTACGCGCGGATGCTCAAGCTCGGGTGGGGCGAGAAGAAGAACGTCAGAATCGTGTTCGGGCGATGGCAGGACGTGATGCCACAGCTCGGATCTTATGATG GTATATTTTTCGACACTTATGGGGAATACTATGAGGACATGAGAGAGTTCCACGAACACCTTCCTAAGCTGCTGAAGCCCGGAGGGATCTACTCATACTTCAACGGCCTCTGCGGCGACAACGCATTCTTCCACGTGGTGTATTGCCAGCTCGTTGCAATGGAGCTGGCGAATCTGGGCTACTCGATGCAGTTCATCCCTCTCCCCGTGAAGGATTGCCTGCCCGATGAAGTATGGAAGGGCGTGAAGCAGAAGTACTGGCAGCTGGACACCTACCACCTTCCCGTTTGCCAGTCGGAGTGA